In Meiothermus ruber DSM 1279, the following proteins share a genomic window:
- a CDS encoding YbaN family protein — protein MRSPLNPLRPLWLFLGFFFAGLGFVGTVVPGMPSTVFFILAAYFFSRSSQRFLNWILNLPKVGPIVRDYRNGLGMSRRAKIFALCMLSFFALTSAIFFIPVFWVKVLVLLVGVVGFWFIHSRIPTKEIVLARRQLEVK, from the coding sequence ATGCGATCGCCCCTCAACCCTCTGCGGCCCCTCTGGCTTTTTCTTGGGTTTTTCTTCGCTGGCCTGGGCTTTGTTGGCACGGTGGTGCCTGGGATGCCCTCGACGGTTTTTTTTATTCTGGCGGCTTATTTTTTCTCCAGAAGCAGCCAGCGCTTTCTCAACTGGATACTCAACCTGCCCAAGGTGGGGCCCATTGTGCGAGACTACCGCAACGGCCTGGGGATGTCGCGCCGGGCCAAGATATTTGCGCTTTGCATGTTGAGTTTTTTTGCCCTAACCAGCGCCATCTTCTTTATCCCGGTTTTCTGGGTTAAGGTGCTGGTCTTGCTGGTGGGGGTGGTGGGCTTCTGGTTTATTCATAGCCGCATTCCGACCAAGGAGATTGTGCTGGCCCGCCGCCAGCTTGAGGTTAAGTAG